The Streptomyces europaeiscabiei genome window below encodes:
- a CDS encoding fibronectin type III domain-containing protein: MRRVPVPALVPALVPVSLICGALLLTSACATEESPGRRTPSAPPGVTAEAGSATSVHVMWNRASGEPETAGYEVYRGRTKVKDVPGGEHMVDITRLRPSTTYVFTVRARGTHGGLGPPSAEVRATTPAAGTADRRAPTRPGGLGGKALESKAAQLSWGPSTDDRDVVSYDILQGDSKIHSVGGEQTAAVVTGLRPGTRYSFTVRARDAADNVSPASRAVRLTTEPGADDGRGTAPTGFRAGTRRADGAYSIDLSWLPPRVDGVITEYEIQLDGRRATSLVWGGTPPRDRASYSFYLGRESGASYRVRIRAKLPDGTWGGFSAERTVTTGE; the protein is encoded by the coding sequence GTGCGACGCGTTCCCGTGCCGGCACTCGTCCCGGCACTCGTCCCGGTGTCGCTGATCTGCGGCGCGCTGCTCCTCACGTCCGCCTGCGCGACGGAGGAGAGCCCCGGTCGCCGGACGCCGTCGGCCCCACCCGGCGTGACCGCGGAGGCGGGCAGCGCCACCAGCGTGCACGTCATGTGGAACCGGGCATCCGGTGAGCCGGAGACAGCCGGGTACGAGGTGTACCGGGGCCGCACGAAGGTGAAGGACGTGCCGGGCGGTGAGCACATGGTGGACATCACCCGGCTCCGGCCGTCGACCACCTACGTGTTCACGGTCCGGGCCCGCGGCACCCACGGGGGCCTCGGGCCGCCCAGCGCGGAGGTCCGGGCCACGACGCCCGCCGCCGGGACGGCGGACCGCCGGGCCCCGACCCGCCCAGGGGGCCTCGGCGGAAAAGCGCTCGAGAGCAAGGCGGCGCAGTTGTCCTGGGGGCCGTCGACGGATGACCGGGACGTGGTGTCGTACGACATCCTGCAGGGCGACTCGAAGATCCACAGCGTTGGCGGGGAACAGACGGCGGCCGTGGTCACGGGGCTGCGGCCCGGCACCCGGTACTCCTTCACCGTGCGGGCGAGGGACGCGGCGGACAACGTCTCGCCCGCGAGCCGGGCGGTACGGCTCACCACCGAGCCGGGGGCGGACGACGGGCGGGGCACCGCGCCCACCGGGTTCCGCGCCGGCACCCGCCGGGCCGACGGGGCGTACTCCATCGACCTGTCGTGGCTGCCGCCGCGGGTCGACGGTGTGATCACGGAGTACGAGATCCAGCTCGACGGGCGGCGGGCGACCTCGCTCGTCTGGGGCGGGACCCCGCCCCGGGACCGGGCCTCCTACAGCTTCTACCTGGGCCGGGAGTCCGGGGCGTCATACCGGGTGCGGATCCGCGCGAAGCTCCCGGACGGGACCTGGGGCGGCTTCTCCGCGGAACGGACGGTGACCACCGGCGAGTGA
- a CDS encoding class I SAM-dependent methyltransferase, whose amino-acid sequence MLKHQDETKAAYDGVVDLYASMFTSQLETQPFARNMIGTFAELVRATRNLRVADVGCGPGHLTAMLHDLGLDAFGIDLSPAMVDHARRAHPALRFDEARMEALPVEDGALGGVLAHYSMIHTPPGELPALLAEQVRVLAPGGLLLVSLFGTEGPEPVRFDHKVTPAYSWPVDRFAELLAGAGLVTFARLLHDPASDRGFLDTHVLARRP is encoded by the coding sequence GTGTTGAAACATCAGGACGAGACCAAGGCGGCCTACGACGGGGTTGTCGACCTGTATGCCTCGATGTTCACCAGTCAGTTGGAGACACAGCCGTTCGCGCGGAACATGATCGGCACCTTCGCCGAGCTCGTGCGTGCCACGAGGAACCTGCGGGTAGCCGACGTCGGGTGCGGACCTGGTCATCTGACGGCCATGCTGCACGACTTGGGGCTGGACGCCTTCGGGATCGACCTCTCCCCGGCCATGGTCGACCACGCTCGGCGGGCCCATCCGGCGCTGCGGTTCGACGAAGCGCGAATGGAAGCCCTGCCGGTCGAGGACGGCGCGCTCGGCGGAGTGCTGGCCCACTACTCGATGATCCATACCCCACCTGGAGAATTGCCCGCGCTGCTTGCCGAGCAGGTGCGTGTCCTGGCACCAGGGGGCCTGCTCCTGGTGTCCCTCTTCGGGACCGAGGGACCGGAGCCGGTCCGCTTCGACCACAAGGTGACGCCCGCCTACAGCTGGCCTGTGGACCGGTTCGCCGAGCTGCTGGCCGGGGCCGGGCTCGTCACGTTCGCCCGGCTGCTCCACGACCCGGCGTCCGACCGGGGTTTTCTCGACACCCATGTGCTGGCCCGCCGCCCGTAG
- a CDS encoding PTS-dependent dihydroxyacetone kinase phosphotransferase subunit DhaM, producing MSDVKPVGIVLVSHSAAVAASVAELAMGLTGGGAAVPVAAAGGTEDGGLGTSAELISAAAASVDRGAGVAVLADLGSAVLTVKALLAEGDELPADTRLIDAPFVEGAVAAVVTASTGADLTAVAAAASEAYAYRKE from the coding sequence ATGTCTGATGTGAAGCCGGTCGGCATCGTGCTGGTGTCGCACAGTGCCGCCGTCGCCGCCTCGGTCGCCGAGCTGGCGATGGGGCTCACCGGTGGGGGCGCCGCCGTTCCCGTCGCCGCGGCCGGCGGCACCGAGGACGGCGGCCTGGGCACCAGCGCCGAGCTGATCTCCGCGGCGGCGGCCTCCGTCGACCGCGGCGCCGGCGTCGCGGTCCTCGCCGATCTCGGCAGCGCGGTCCTCACCGTGAAGGCCCTCCTCGCCGAGGGCGACGAACTCCCCGCGGACACCCGCCTGATCGACGCCCCGTTCGTCGAGGGCGCCGTCGCCGCGGTCGTCACGGCCTCGACGGGCGCGGACCTCACGGCGGTGGCCGCCGCGGCTTCGGAGGCGTACGCGTACCGCAAGGAGTGA
- a CDS encoding RICIN domain-containing protein yields MGYSDGGNVWAQAYKNPDAGEVLVAHNNNSSSTAFTVTWNNAGSFQYTLPAGATVTFTRSAQTAAAQIVGQGSNRCLDDTGNAANGVQQYIWDCGVPGTANQAYTYSASRELRVAGKCLGASGNGTANGTKVITWDCNGGSSQKWTFHANGNVTNDLSGLCLDVTGTATANGSKVQLWSCTGASNQKWSLSSGG; encoded by the coding sequence ATCGGCTACAGCGACGGCGGCAACGTCTGGGCCCAGGCCTACAAGAACCCGGACGCAGGAGAGGTGCTGGTCGCGCACAACAACAACTCCAGCAGCACCGCTTTCACCGTCACCTGGAACAACGCGGGATCCTTCCAGTACACCCTGCCCGCCGGCGCCACGGTCACCTTCACCCGGAGCGCGCAGACGGCCGCCGCGCAGATCGTCGGCCAGGGGTCGAACCGGTGCCTGGACGACACCGGCAACGCTGCCAACGGTGTCCAGCAGTACATCTGGGACTGCGGTGTGCCCGGTACCGCCAACCAGGCCTACACCTATTCGGCGAGCCGTGAACTCCGGGTCGCGGGCAAGTGCCTCGGCGCGTCCGGGAACGGCACGGCCAACGGTACGAAGGTGATCACCTGGGACTGCAACGGCGGCTCCAGCCAGAAGTGGACCTTCCACGCGAACGGCAACGTCACCAACGACCTGTCCGGACTCTGCCTCGACGTGACCGGAACGGCAACGGCGAACGGTTCCAAGGTCCAGCTGTGGAGCTGCACCGGCGCATCCAACCAGAAGTGGTCGCTCTCCAGCGGAGGCTGA
- a CDS encoding thioredoxin family protein — protein MAKRFHQPREDAEFDFILGMSGVPVLAYFTGTWPRAIESCREMDLVVGGIADDYTGRLTAVRTDITRCPAVTERYGITGAPSYVLLKEGEVVAHGTGPMTIAEVRELLDGHL, from the coding sequence ATGGCGAAGCGGTTTCATCAACCCCGTGAGGACGCGGAGTTCGATTTCATCCTTGGGATGAGCGGAGTTCCGGTCCTCGCATACTTCACCGGGACATGGCCCAGGGCAATCGAGTCCTGCCGGGAGATGGACCTCGTCGTGGGTGGCATCGCCGACGACTACACGGGCCGCCTGACGGCCGTCCGCACCGACATCACGCGTTGCCCGGCCGTAACCGAGCGATACGGGATCACCGGAGCACCGTCCTACGTCCTTCTGAAGGAGGGAGAGGTGGTGGCGCACGGCACAGGACCTATGACCATCGCCGAGGTACGGGAGCTTCTGGACGGCCACCTCTGA
- the dhaL gene encoding dihydroxyacetone kinase subunit DhaL, whose product MLDADFFRRWMTVVAASVEREAERLTALDSPIGDADHGSNLRRGFAAVAAVLEKEAPDTPGAVLVLAGRQLISTVGGASGPLYGTLLRRTGKALGDTAEVSETQLTDALRAGVDAVMALGGAAPGDKTMIDALVPAVDALAESFVAARAAAEEGALATTPLQARKGRASYLGARSIGHQDPGATSAALLIAALATAAGSPEATDV is encoded by the coding sequence GTGCTCGACGCCGACTTCTTCCGTCGCTGGATGACGGTCGTCGCGGCCTCGGTGGAACGCGAGGCCGAGCGGCTCACGGCGCTCGACTCGCCGATCGGGGACGCCGACCACGGCAGCAATCTGCGCCGGGGGTTCGCCGCCGTGGCGGCCGTGCTGGAGAAGGAGGCGCCGGACACGCCCGGCGCCGTCCTCGTGCTCGCCGGACGGCAGCTGATCTCGACCGTCGGTGGCGCGTCCGGCCCGCTGTACGGCACTCTGCTGCGCCGCACCGGCAAGGCGCTCGGTGACACGGCCGAGGTGAGCGAGACTCAGTTGACGGACGCGCTGCGCGCCGGGGTCGACGCGGTGATGGCGCTGGGCGGGGCCGCTCCGGGCGACAAGACCATGATCGACGCGCTGGTCCCGGCGGTCGACGCGCTCGCCGAGTCGTTCGTCGCCGCACGGGCCGCCGCCGAGGAGGGCGCCCTGGCGACCACGCCGTTGCAGGCCCGCAAGGGCCGGGCCAGCTACCTCGGTGCGCGGAGCATCGGGCACCAGGACCCCGGTGCCACGTCCGCCGCGCTGCTGATCGCCGCCCTCGCCACCGCCGCCGGGAGCCCGGAGGCCACCGATGTCTGA
- a CDS encoding DUF6281 family protein — translation MTTTITAARNVKKILMVTAAFASLAVGCSSTTSDDTSAKSQPEQAISKTRSESPAQLAPAACAEPLDVEFDGRVYRAVENVDFEIGGKAGRAVSVTCDDTDGKDDALVPQPESPAYKIPGVDPGIAIAVDDVFYVVNSGKKLPARVQKLIDGATTKTEAATPLLESACAAEVEFAGQVYTGITVHHDFKAGNKVGKAVHVACNDTPDDNNDGLVPQPESPAYKIPGVDPGIAIAVDDSLDTMQIYVADLDKPLPTEIQKLTNAS, via the coding sequence ATGACCACTACGATCACTGCTGCCCGAAATGTGAAGAAGATACTGATGGTGACGGCTGCTTTCGCCTCTCTCGCCGTCGGATGCTCGTCGACTACGTCGGACGACACGAGCGCGAAGTCCCAGCCGGAGCAGGCAATTTCGAAGACCAGGTCGGAGAGCCCGGCCCAGCTTGCCCCCGCTGCCTGCGCGGAACCGCTCGACGTGGAGTTCGACGGCCGCGTCTACAGGGCCGTCGAGAACGTCGATTTCGAAATCGGTGGCAAGGCGGGCAGGGCCGTCTCGGTCACGTGCGACGACACGGACGGGAAGGACGACGCTCTCGTCCCTCAGCCGGAATCGCCCGCATACAAGATCCCCGGTGTCGACCCCGGCATCGCCATCGCGGTCGACGACGTCTTCTACGTGGTCAACTCCGGTAAGAAGCTGCCCGCCAGGGTTCAGAAGCTCATCGACGGCGCCACCACGAAGACCGAGGCGGCAACGCCGCTGCTTGAAAGCGCCTGCGCGGCGGAAGTGGAATTCGCCGGCCAGGTCTACACGGGCATCACCGTCCACCACGACTTCAAGGCGGGGAACAAGGTGGGCAAGGCCGTCCATGTCGCCTGCAACGACACACCCGACGACAACAACGACGGCCTCGTCCCTCAGCCGGAATCGCCCGCATACAAGATCCCCGGTGTCGACCCCGGCATCGCCATCGCGGTCGACGATTCCCTCGACACGATGCAGATCTACGTGGCCGACCTCGACAAGCCCCTGCCCACAGAGATCCAGAAGCTCACCAACGCCTCGTAA
- a CDS encoding PadR family transcriptional regulator: MSLPHAILTALLEKPSSGLELTRRFDRSIGYFWSATHQQIYRELGKLEGEGFIRALPSERPARGQKKSYEVLPAGREELARWTSAPQDPKPWRDALFVRLRAAAVVGTTGLEDDLRRHLALHRQQLAEYEKIEERDFGPGRDTAQDRLQHLILRAGIDLQTFWTQWLTKALEEFGTLPENTGGGAESTGGGAESTGSE; this comes from the coding sequence ATGTCACTCCCGCACGCGATCCTCACCGCCCTGCTCGAAAAGCCGTCGTCGGGCCTTGAGCTGACCCGGCGGTTCGACAGGTCGATCGGCTACTTCTGGTCGGCGACGCACCAGCAGATCTATCGCGAGCTGGGGAAACTGGAGGGCGAGGGCTTCATCAGGGCCCTGCCCTCCGAGCGGCCCGCCCGGGGGCAGAAGAAGAGCTACGAGGTACTGCCGGCCGGGCGCGAGGAACTGGCCCGCTGGACCTCGGCACCCCAGGACCCCAAGCCGTGGCGCGACGCGCTCTTCGTCCGGCTGCGCGCCGCCGCTGTCGTGGGCACGACCGGTCTGGAGGACGATCTGCGGCGCCATCTCGCCCTGCATCGGCAACAGTTGGCGGAGTACGAGAAGATCGAGGAGCGGGACTTCGGGCCCGGCCGGGACACGGCCCAGGACCGGCTTCAGCATCTGATCCTGCGGGCGGGCATCGACCTGCAGACGTTCTGGACCCAGTGGCTGACGAAAGCTCTGGAGGAGTTCGGGACGCTGCCGGAGAACACCGGCGGCGGTGCGGAGAGCACCGGCGGCGGTGCGGAGAGCACGGGGAGCGAGTAG
- a CDS encoding dihydrofolate reductase family protein yields the protein MRKLIYGMNLSLDGYIAAPGDDIGWGVPSDELFQFWSDQLQATDLTLYGRKLWQTMSSHWPTGDQQPGATPAEIEFARRWRDMSKVVFSSTIDKVDWNTRLVTGDAVAEITRLKAEDGGPMDIGGATLAGAAMRAGLIDEYVLATAPVLVSGGTPFFTALDNWVNLNLVETRTYPGGVILTRYETRR from the coding sequence ATGCGGAAACTGATCTACGGCATGAACCTGAGCCTGGACGGCTACATCGCCGCGCCCGGCGACGACATCGGCTGGGGCGTGCCGAGCGACGAGCTCTTCCAGTTTTGGTCCGACCAGTTGCAGGCGACCGACCTGACGCTGTACGGGCGCAAGCTGTGGCAGACGATGAGCTCCCACTGGCCGACCGGCGACCAGCAGCCGGGCGCCACCCCGGCGGAGATCGAGTTCGCGCGCCGCTGGCGGGACATGTCGAAGGTGGTGTTCTCCTCGACGATCGACAAGGTCGACTGGAACACCCGCCTGGTCACCGGCGACGCGGTCGCCGAGATCACCCGGCTCAAGGCCGAGGACGGCGGCCCGATGGACATCGGCGGCGCGACGCTCGCCGGGGCGGCCATGCGGGCCGGGCTGATTGACGAGTACGTGCTGGCCACCGCGCCCGTCCTGGTGAGCGGCGGCACGCCGTTCTTCACCGCGCTGGACAACTGGGTGAACCTCAACCTGGTGGAGACGCGGACGTATCCCGGCGGCGTGATCCTGACCAGGTACGAGACGAGGCGCTGA
- a CDS encoding RICIN domain-containing protein produces MGVDGSSIAPGGAVQQQTANNTANHWWKIVPAENGYYKIFNTNSGQVLGIKDASNTAGATALQWGDTLTADHLWSIVDAGGGYAKLVNKNSGKVLGIQNMATSSGAQALQWDDTGTADHLWRITAEDGSTPFTT; encoded by the coding sequence CTGGGCGTCGACGGCTCCTCCATCGCCCCCGGAGGCGCCGTACAGCAGCAGACCGCCAACAACACCGCCAACCACTGGTGGAAGATCGTCCCGGCCGAGAACGGCTACTACAAGATCTTCAACACCAACAGCGGACAGGTCCTCGGCATCAAGGACGCCTCCAACACCGCCGGGGCCACCGCGCTCCAGTGGGGTGACACCCTGACCGCCGACCACCTCTGGTCGATCGTCGACGCCGGCGGCGGCTACGCCAAGCTCGTCAACAAGAACAGCGGCAAGGTGCTCGGCATCCAGAACATGGCCACGTCGTCCGGGGCCCAGGCCCTGCAATGGGACGACACCGGTACCGCCGACCACTTGTGGCGCATCACCGCGGAAGACGGCTCCACACCGTTCACCACCTGA
- a CDS encoding RNA polymerase sigma factor, which translates to MTEQGTTRDPEARFQALAQVVVEPLYRYLVRRAEVDVVDDVLSETLLVLWRRLDDVPGLGAGPAVDPDDVLPWCYGVARGCLANARRADRRRLRLVERLTRTREALPTAPADHTDLHAALDKLGALDREVVLLWAWEELTPRQIAEVTGMTSNAVSIRLHRAKKKLAGLLERKNSAPAGHETSEGRSSR; encoded by the coding sequence ATGACGGAACAGGGAACGACCCGGGATCCAGAGGCCCGCTTCCAGGCTCTGGCGCAGGTGGTGGTGGAGCCGCTGTACCGGTATCTGGTGCGGCGGGCGGAGGTGGACGTGGTCGATGACGTCCTCTCTGAGACGCTGCTTGTGCTCTGGCGTCGTCTCGACGATGTGCCGGGGCTCGGGGCAGGCCCCGCGGTCGATCCCGACGACGTACTGCCCTGGTGCTATGGCGTGGCCCGCGGCTGTCTGGCCAACGCCCGCCGAGCGGACAGACGTCGGCTGCGGCTGGTGGAGCGGCTGACCCGGACGCGCGAGGCGCTCCCGACCGCACCGGCCGACCACACCGACCTGCACGCCGCACTCGACAAGCTCGGCGCGCTGGATCGTGAGGTGGTGCTCCTGTGGGCGTGGGAGGAGCTGACGCCGCGCCAGATCGCGGAGGTGACCGGCATGACCTCCAATGCCGTGAGCATCCGGCTGCACCGGGCGAAGAAGAAACTCGCCGGACTGCTCGAGCGAAAGAACAGCGCACCGGCCGGACATGAGACGAGTGAAGGAAGGAGCAGTCGGTGA
- the dhaK gene encoding dihydroxyacetone kinase subunit DhaK, with translation MKMLINVAESVVADALRGMAAAHPELTVDVENRVVVRRDAPVAGKVGLVSGGGSGHEPLHGGFVGPGMLSAACPGEVFTSPVPDQMVRAAAAVDSGAGVLFIVKNYTGDVLNFDMAAELAEDEGIRIAKVLVNDDVAVTDSLYTAGRRGTGATLFVEKIAGAAAEEGQPLEQVEALARQVNENSRSFGVALSACSTPAKGSPTFDLPAGELELGVGIHGEPGRERRAMMTSREIADFSVNAVLDDMSPRNPVLLLVNGMGATPLLELYGFNAEVQRVLTERGVVVARTLVGNYVTSLDMAGASVTLCQVDEELLRLYDAPVRTPGLRWGV, from the coding sequence ATGAAGATGTTGATCAACGTCGCGGAGAGCGTTGTCGCGGACGCGTTGCGGGGGATGGCGGCCGCGCATCCCGAGTTGACCGTGGACGTGGAGAACCGGGTGGTGGTGCGGCGGGACGCGCCGGTGGCCGGGAAGGTGGGGCTGGTTTCCGGGGGTGGCTCGGGGCACGAGCCGTTGCACGGTGGGTTCGTGGGGCCCGGCATGCTGTCGGCGGCCTGTCCCGGTGAGGTGTTCACGTCGCCCGTGCCGGACCAGATGGTCCGGGCCGCCGCGGCCGTGGACAGCGGGGCCGGGGTCCTGTTCATCGTGAAGAACTACACCGGTGACGTGCTGAACTTCGACATGGCGGCCGAACTCGCCGAGGACGAGGGCATCCGGATCGCCAAGGTGCTCGTCAACGATGACGTGGCCGTCACCGACAGCCTCTACACCGCCGGGCGGCGCGGCACGGGCGCGACCCTGTTCGTGGAGAAGATCGCGGGGGCCGCCGCCGAGGAGGGGCAGCCCTTGGAACAGGTGGAGGCACTGGCCCGGCAGGTCAATGAGAACTCCCGCAGTTTCGGGGTGGCCCTCAGCGCCTGCTCCACGCCGGCCAAGGGCAGCCCCACTTTTGATCTCCCCGCCGGGGAACTGGAGTTGGGCGTCGGCATCCACGGTGAGCCGGGGCGTGAGCGGCGCGCGATGATGACCTCGCGCGAGATCGCCGACTTCTCGGTGAACGCCGTCCTGGACGACATGAGCCCGCGCAATCCGGTGCTGCTGCTCGTCAACGGCATGGGCGCCACCCCCCTGCTGGAGCTGTACGGCTTCAACGCGGAGGTGCAGCGGGTCCTCACCGAACGCGGGGTCGTCGTCGCCCGCACCCTCGTCGGCAACTACGTCACCTCGCTCGACATGGCCGGCGCGTCGGTGACGCTGTGCCAGGTCGACGAGGAGTTGCTGCGGCTGTACGACGCGCCCGTGCGGACACCGGGACTGCGCTGGGGTGTGTGA
- a CDS encoding barstar family protein: MTATYVLDGSQVRTLEDFWRLIGEAVNGPGGYFGKNLDAFADCLSGGFGQPDDDDYVVEWRAHQASREYLGYPETARQLEIRLSRCHPTNRPAVSADLTAAHTKHGPTVFDWLITIFENRAPGVLRLQ; the protein is encoded by the coding sequence GTGACGGCGACATACGTGTTGGACGGCAGTCAGGTGAGGACGCTGGAAGACTTCTGGCGACTCATCGGCGAGGCGGTCAATGGCCCTGGAGGCTACTTCGGCAAGAACCTCGACGCCTTCGCCGACTGTCTCAGCGGCGGCTTCGGGCAGCCCGACGATGACGACTACGTTGTTGAATGGCGTGCCCACCAGGCATCTCGCGAGTATCTGGGCTATCCGGAGACGGCTCGCCAGCTGGAGATTCGCCTCTCGCGATGCCATCCCACAAACCGTCCTGCTGTCAGCGCGGATCTGACCGCGGCGCATACGAAGCACGGGCCGACCGTCTTCGACTGGCTGATCACGATCTTCGAAAATCGTGCCCCTGGCGTCCTGCGACTTCAGTAA
- a CDS encoding glycoside hydrolase family 75 protein: MRVRSLTLAAVGAALLAPVALPALAHPQRPVHREGGVTAAELLAKARGCVRVSEGLYRSDAGTPAGIPVCGVDGAVFWKADMDIDCDGRPSPRCNRSTDPWFQPATSFLQSDGRYLRSESLPFIVVPVASRVWDYRVHGIKGGSVAAVVYKGRVQYAVVGDTGPQNIIGEASYATAEALGIRPDPRKGGTASGVTYILFEDSRVTPIEDHEAAVELGEELARKWVGGVAMSRGATMRGGAAG; this comes from the coding sequence GTGCGTGTCCGCTCGTTGACGCTGGCCGCCGTCGGCGCCGCCCTGCTGGCCCCCGTCGCCCTGCCCGCCCTGGCCCACCCGCAGCGGCCCGTGCACCGGGAGGGCGGTGTGACCGCCGCCGAGCTGCTGGCCAAGGCGCGTGGCTGCGTCCGAGTGTCCGAGGGGTTGTACAGAAGCGACGCGGGCACCCCCGCCGGCATCCCGGTCTGCGGCGTCGACGGCGCGGTGTTCTGGAAGGCCGACATGGACATCGACTGCGACGGTCGGCCGAGCCCGCGCTGCAACAGGAGCACCGACCCGTGGTTCCAGCCCGCCACGTCGTTCCTGCAGTCCGACGGCCGGTACCTACGCTCCGAGAGCCTGCCGTTCATCGTCGTCCCCGTCGCGAGCCGTGTCTGGGACTACCGGGTCCACGGCATCAAGGGCGGTTCGGTCGCCGCCGTCGTGTACAAGGGCAGGGTCCAGTACGCCGTCGTCGGCGACACCGGACCCCAGAACATCATCGGCGAGGCCTCGTACGCCACGGCCGAGGCCCTCGGAATCCGCCCCGACCCGCGCAAGGGCGGTACGGCCTCCGGCGTCACCTACATCCTCTTCGAAGACTCCAGGGTGACCCCGATCGAGGACCACGAGGCGGCGGTGGAGCTGGGGGAGGAACTGGCGCGGAAATGGGTGGGAGGGGTGGCGATGAGCAGAGGGGCGACGATGCGTGGCGGGGCGGCGGGCTGA
- a CDS encoding DUF6262 family protein, with protein sequence MNKRPDDAVPETVPPADRRIAALWQAAQNKHQLAVQRAEAGIRRLVKRGEEINFRAVARAAGVSLDFLYAHTDLRKRIETLRSQ encoded by the coding sequence ATGAACAAGCGGCCGGACGACGCGGTCCCGGAGACCGTGCCTCCTGCTGACCGGCGGATCGCCGCTCTGTGGCAGGCCGCACAGAACAAACACCAGCTGGCCGTCCAACGAGCGGAGGCGGGCATCCGAAGGCTGGTCAAGAGGGGCGAGGAAATCAACTTCCGGGCCGTCGCCCGCGCAGCGGGCGTCAGCTTGGACTTCCTCTATGCCCACACCGACCTGCGCAAACGCATCGAGACCTTGCGCAGTCAGTAA
- a CDS encoding aminoglycoside phosphotransferase family protein, which produces MTDTEIEITADLVRDLLQEQHPDLAGLAIREVAGGWGNQMWRLGDELAVRMQRMDPTPELQLKERRWLPVLAPHLPLPVPTPVRFGEPSERFPKHWTVMTWVPGEPLDHGSISRGAHAADTLAGFLRALHVEAPAEAPIATDRGAHPRNCTDGFDHFFHAVALDDLADDVRAVWDDAGAAPEWEGPPLWVHGDLHPANVVVSDGTLSGIVDFGDLFAGDPALDLAAAWVLLPAGTASRFFDTYARADEATIRRARGLAAMKSLFLMLMGRNGDRGLPGGKPNWGPVGRAALDRVLKGV; this is translated from the coding sequence ATGACCGACACCGAGATCGAGATCACCGCAGACCTGGTCCGCGACCTGCTGCAGGAGCAACATCCGGATCTTGCAGGGCTGGCCATCCGCGAGGTGGCGGGCGGCTGGGGCAACCAAATGTGGCGCCTTGGGGACGAGTTGGCCGTGCGCATGCAGCGCATGGACCCCACCCCGGAACTCCAGCTGAAGGAGCGGCGGTGGCTGCCTGTGCTGGCCCCGCATCTGCCGCTCCCGGTGCCGACCCCGGTGCGGTTCGGCGAACCGTCCGAGCGCTTCCCCAAGCATTGGACCGTGATGACGTGGGTTCCCGGCGAGCCGCTGGACCACGGCTCGATCAGCCGCGGTGCCCACGCGGCCGACACGCTGGCGGGTTTCCTCCGGGCGCTCCATGTGGAGGCGCCCGCCGAGGCGCCGATCGCTACGGACCGCGGTGCCCATCCGAGGAACTGCACGGACGGCTTCGACCACTTCTTCCACGCCGTTGCCCTCGACGACCTCGCCGACGATGTCCGGGCCGTCTGGGACGACGCCGGCGCAGCGCCCGAGTGGGAGGGGCCACCGCTCTGGGTGCATGGCGACCTCCATCCCGCGAACGTCGTGGTCTCGGACGGAACGCTCTCGGGCATCGTCGACTTCGGTGACCTGTTCGCCGGCGATCCGGCATTGGACCTCGCCGCCGCATGGGTGTTGCTACCCGCGGGCACGGCCTCACGGTTCTTCGACACGTACGCGCGTGCAGACGAGGCGACGATTCGGCGCGCCCGCGGGCTGGCCGCTATGAAGAGCCTCTTCCTGATGCTCATGGGGCGGAACGGAGATCGGGGCCTTCCCGGCGGCAAGCCGAACTGGGGACCCGTAGGCCGGGCGGCACTTGATCGTGTTCTGAAGGGTGTTTGA